The DNA region TTTGTTGCTACTAAATTTCCTTGATATATATTTTCCATAATCTTCATCTCCCTAAATTAATTTTATTATATTTGCAGTTTTTCAAGCTATTGCATCAAGCAAACCCTAATTAGTTTTTTATTTAGCAACTTTAATATCCAATACTTTTTCATAAATACCTATATTAACTGCTATAATACTTAATATTTCTTAGCTTTCTATTTTAAGAAGCTAACTATTTATTCTTCAGTTTGAAGCATATGCCCCATTTTTAATTGTTTGCATGACAAATAATGCTCATTGTATTTATTGGCAGGTATTTCTATTGCGGTTCGCTTAGTAATACTTAAACCATAGCCAGATAGTCCCGAAATTTTTTGTGGATTATTGGTAAGTAAATTAATACTGGTGATCCCTAAATCCGCTAAAATTTGTGCGCCGACACCATAATCGCGCAAATCAGCTTTAAACCCTAGTTTCTCATTAGCTTCTACTGTATCATAGCCCGCATCTTGTAACTGATAAGCCTTCAATTTATTAATTAAGCCAATCCCACGGCCTTCTTGACGCAAATATAAAACTACACCCTCACCAGCTTTTTCAATCATTTGCAAAGCCGCAGCTAATTGATCCCCACAATCGCACTTTAAAGAACCTAGAACATCACCAGTTAAACACTCTGAGTGTACTCTTACTAAAACATCCTGTTTATCTGCAACTTCGCCTTTAACTAAAGCAAAGTGAGTGAATTCATCAAGTGAGTTTTTGTAAGCTACCATCTTAAACGTGCCAAATTTAGTGGGCAAATTAACTTCTACTTCGCGCTCTACTACTTTTTCTGTAGCCTTACGGTAAGCAATTAAATCAGCAATAGCAATCATCTTTAAACCATGTTTTTGCGCAAAAATTTCTAGATCTGGCACACGAGCCATTGTTCCATCAGCATTTAAAATCTCACAAATTGCCCCAACTGGTTTTAATCCAGCCAAAACAGCTAAGTCAACTGTAGCCTCTGTATGCCCAGCACGTTTTAATACCCCGCCTTTTTTGGCACACAAAGGAAAGATATGGCCTGGGCGACGAAAATCATCCCACTTGCAACCATTTTCTGTGAATTTTTTAATTGTCAATGCCCGCTCAAAAGCACTGATACCTGTCGTGGTTTCCACATGATCAATCGATACTGTGAAAGCTGTTTGGTGATTATCGGTGTTTTGCACAACCATCTGATTTAGTTGTAGTTTTTCCAAATACTCTTTAGTAGTTGGCATACATACTAACCCACGAGCGTGAGTTACCATAAAATTAATTGCTTCAGGTGTTACAAATTCGCCTGCCATCAGCAAATCCCCTTCATTTTCCCTGTCATAATCATCAACTACAATAATCATTTTGCCATTTTTAATATCTTCAATCGCTTCTTCAATTTTATTAAATTGCATTATTTTCACCCCAAAAATCCATTTTCTTTTAAATTTGCTAGACTTATACCTTTTCTTTCAGTCTGCTGAATTTGTCCAAATTGTAAAAACCGCTCGACATATTTCCCTAAAATATCCGTTTCAATATTAACCCGTTCACCTACTTTTTTAATTCCTAAAGTTGTATTTTTCAACGTATGTGGTATTATTGAAACTTCAAATTCAGTTTGCTGTACTGCAGTTACCGTAAGGCTAATTCCATCTATTGCAACTGATCCTTTATGTAATATATATTTCAACTTCTCAGGAGCTAAGCTAATTCTTATGCGCCAGGCAATTTCATCTTGTTGCTTGCTAGCAATTATACCAACAGCATCTACATGTCCACTAACAATATGTCCATCTAAGCGATCGCTGACGCGTAGCGTGCGTTCTAAATTAACCTTAAAACCGCTTTTAAGTTGCCCAATAATCGTATTTTGAGTGGTTTCAGGCATCGCCTCCACGGTAAAGCTAGTCGCAGATAATTCAACAACTGTCAAACAAGCCCCATTTACAGCTACACTATCGCCAATTTTTAATTCTTCCAAAGTTTTTTTTGCCCTTATTTTTAGTTTTGCCGACTCACCAGTATTGCTAATACTTATTATTTCCCCTAATTCTAAAATTAAACCTGTAAACAAACTCTACTCACCTCTTTTTAGATAGCCTGTAATTAAAACATCTTGCTGCAATTTTTCAACTGTTAAATCTTCTAATTGTAAAGCTGCTGACATATAATCAATACCTAAATCGCCGACAGGAGATTTTGCTGTACTTCCGCCAATAATTTTCGGCGCAATAATTGCATAAACTTTATCAACTAATCCAGCTTGCAAAAATCCTGCATGAATTTCACTCCCGCCTTCAACTAAAACACTCGTCAAATCTCGTTGAGCTAGAAAGTCCATTAACTCAGTTAGAATAACTTTGCCGTCGCTGCTCGGTAGTTCCACCACTTCAATATTAGGTATTCCTTTAAATTCTTCATAATTTTCATTGCCGCTAGTTGTTATTATTATTGTCGGAACCCCATCTGCCAAAAATACTTTACTATCTAGAGGTAAGTTAAAAGAATTAGTTAAAATAATTCTTACAGGATTACGGCCAGCAACCAACCTGCACGTTAACTCAGGATTATCAATTCTTATCGTATTACCACCTACTAAAATTGCTGCATAAGTAGTACGCAAAACATGAGCATATTCTCTAGATAAAGGACAACTTATCCACTTAGAATCACCTATGCCAGTTGCTATTTTTCCATCTAAAGTCATCGCAAACTTCGCAGCCACAAAGGGCTGTTTTTTAGTAATCCATTTAAAAAACACTTCGTTTAAGCGTTGTGCTTTTTTCTCTAGTAAACCTATTTCCACACTAATGCCAGCAGCCTGCAATTGTTTTACGCCTTGCCCAGCAACTAATGGATTGGGATCTAACGTGGCAATGATAACTTTGGTAATACCTGCTTTTATAATCGCTTGAGTGCAAGGTGGTGTTTTGCCAAAATGTGAACAAGGTTCTAAGGTTACAATTATCGTTCCGCCTTTAGCTAAGGATCCAGCATTGCGCAATGCATTAATTTCTGCATGAGCTTCGCCTACTTTTTCATGCCAACCTTCAGCCAAAAAGTTGTCTTGTTCATCTAAGATAACAGCGCCTACCATGGGATTAGGAGCTGTAAAGCCAATAGCGCGTCTAGAAATATCTAAGGCATGTTGCATCCATTTTTTATACTTTTCCATAAATCCACCTCAAAAACAAATTAAAAAAACAAAAAAACATATATCAACTATAAAAAGTGATATATGTTCCCTAATCCAACTCTTATATCGCCTTTTATCATCCAGACTATACTGTCGGTTTTGGAATCGCACCAAATCATGCTTATATAAGCTCGCGGACTTTACCGCCGGTCGGGATTTTCACCCTGCCCCAAAGGCCAATATTAACTTATGAATAAATTATACGTTCTTCTTTTAGAATTTGCAAGTATTATTTTTCCGCCTTCAAAACCTTAATTGTTTTCACCATATCGGCTGAATTATAAATCGCTGAGCCCGCTACCAAAACATTTGCTCCAGCTGCCGTTACTTGCTGCGCATTTTGCTCTGTAATTCCGCCATCTACCTGAATATCAAAAGCCAAATTTAAATTTTGCTGCATTGCTTTTAAACGTTTTATTTTGTCAAGACAAGTTGGAATAAATGCCTGTCCACCAAAACCTGGGTTTACACTCATAATTAGAACTAAATCCACAAATGGTAAAATTTCTTCTATACTACCTAGTGGTGTTCCAGGATTCAAAGACACACCAGCTTTTAAACCTGCTTCTTTGATTTGCTGCACCAAACGATGTAAGTGTAAGGTCGCTTCAGCGTGCACTGTAATTAAATCTGCTCCCGCTTTAACAAAATCGTTAATATAATTCTCTGGATTGTTAACCATTAAGTGGCAATCAAAAAACAATTTCGTTACCTTGCGAATTTTACTGACTACTGGTGCACCAAAAGTTAAATTAGGTACAAACTGTCCATCCATTACGTCAATGTGAACCCAATCTGCTCCAGCTGCTTCAACTTTTTTTATTTCTTCCCCCAAACAGGAAAAATCTGCCGATAAAATTGAAGGTGCTATTTTTATCATTCTTAACCATCCTTTGCTAAATTTTTTATTTTGCAATATAGTATAACAATTAATTTTATTTTTTTCAACAGACATAGGAAAAAGGCGAAGCGAAAAAAATCCGCCTCGCCCTAAAATTTGAGGTTCAGAGATTAAAGCATTAATTTCTGAAAACCTTTTATTTTACTATTTAGCCAACTTTATTTTGTGCATCAAGCTTTCTTTTACGCTTATATTGGAAGAAACTTGCTGTTGCCAATATTGCAATACCAATTAAATCTGTCATACCACCTGGGTCAATCATAAATACACCACCGACAAAGTATAACAGTCGTTCCAATTTTGTAGTTGGCGCCACGAAAAAGCCAATCATGGAAATACTCAGACCCCACATTCCAATTAAGGCAGTTAAGGTTGCCATAATCAATGTCGGTATAGTCGCATTAATCATCAATATTGTTGGTGACAATACGAAAACATAAGGAATTATAAAAGCTGCAATTGCCAATTTAGCCGCAACAACGCCAGTGCGCATAGGATTTGAACCTGCAATTCCAGCCCCAGCATAAGCCGCTAAGGCAACTGGAGGAGTTACATCAGCTACTATACCAAAATAGAAAGCAAACATATGCGCTGCTAAAATCGGAATACCCATTTGTTCTAAAGCTGGTGCAGCGATAGTCGAGGTAATAACATAGTTAGCCGTTGTTGGTACACCCATACCTAACAATAATGAAGTAATCATTGTGAAGAACATCGCCGGGATCAAATTTCCCCCTGCTAGTTCTAGTAGTGCTGTAGCTAATTTTAACCCAACCCCAGTTTTAGTAACAACACCAATGATAATCCCCGCTGTAGCACAGGCTACTAATACCCCCAAAATTCCTTTAGCACCATTAATCAGCCCTTCAACTATTTGCCAAGGTGTAATGCGCGTAGATTTTTTCAACATCGATGCCCCAATTGCTAAAACTATCGCGACTAAGGCAGCCCGCATCGGAGTATAACCTGTAACCAACAGATATACTATTACAATTAACGGAATTGCTAAATGTCCTTTTTCAAATAACAAGTCTTTAAATTTAGGTAATAATTCTCGCGGTGTACCTTTTAAACCATGTTTTTTAGCTTCATAATGCACACCTAGCCAAACACCTACGTAGTAAAGGAGCGCAGGAATTGTAGCTGCTTTAACTACATCAATATAAGGCACGCCTACGAATTCAGCCATTAAAAAGGCAGCGGCACCCATTACTGGCGGCATTAACTGCCCACCAGTAGAAGCGGCAGCTTCTACTGCTCCTGCAAATTCAGGTCGATAGCCTAATTTTTTCATCATTGGGATAGTAAAACTACCAGTACCAGCTACGTTAGCAACTGAGCTACCAGATACCGTACCCATAAGTCCACTGGATAATACGGCAACTTTGGCCGGGCCACCAGCAGCCCAACCAGCTAAGGCATTTGATAAGTCAATAAAAAACTTACCCAAACCTGTTGTTTCTAGATACGCCCCAAACAAAATAAATAAAAAGATAAAAGTTGAAGATACACCTAAGGGAATTCCAAATACCCCCTCAGTAGTAAAATACAAATGCCCTACTAGCTCTTCCCAGCCTAAACCACGATGGGCTAATACCCCCGGCATATAAGGTCCAAGGAAGGAATATGTAATAAAAAATAACGCGACTAAAATCATCGGCCAACCAACAACGCGTCTAGTTGCCTCAATCAGAAGAATTATTCCTATTAATCCCACCAGTAAATCTGTACTAGTGTTAATTCCCGCTCGAGTAACCAGCTCATTGTAAAAAACTATTATATATATTGGTGTAGCCGTTGCAATTAATCCCAGAATTAAATCTACGGGGTGCAAAGTTGTTCTAGACCAAGAACTACGTCCTGGATATAGTAAATATATTAATAATAGACCAAACGCCAAATGAACTGCTCTTTGCAAATGCGCATCAAGCACACCAAATACTGCAGTATAGATTTGAAAACCTGAAAATAATACACAAATGGCCATAATTAACTTACCCATCGTGCCTTGATAATTTCGCGAACCTGCTTCTTTATCAAATTTTTCCAAGACTTCTTCGGCAGATAATTCTTTATATTCGCTCATAATTTACCTCCTTTAAAAGTTACTTATAAAAATTTTATACCTAGGCAATACATTTATTTCTAACAGGCTTCCTGCTGGATATATCTTATATAGCTCTAGTGTTTCGTTTTTAGTTTTTAATTCAACTTTTGCCTCTTGTCCCGTCCAAACTTTTACAAGGGGAAAAGTTCTTTGCAAAAGCAACTGCATGCGCCCATCCGGCATTATTTTTAATTTGCCATCAGTTGCCAAGAATGGTAATCCTACGCCATAAGAACTAAATCTAGTTTCATATAACAAAAATCCTTGTTCTTGCACCTGAAAAAATTCCTCGACCAAAGTTTTCTGCACAGAATGAGTGTAGCTCAAATACCATTTCCCATCAGGAATATTCACAATTCGGTCTTGTATATTGCTATTTTTCGCCTGAATTACCAACACTTTTTCAGTTTCATACCACAAAAAAATACTTACTAAAACTATAAGTATCCCAAATAAAAGCAGTCTTTTTTTTCGGCTACCAAAAAATACAGGGCCAGTAAACTGACCCTGAACAGTATTTTTCCTCTCAAACAACAATTTTATTTTTCCTTGAAGTATTTATCAGCACCAGCAGCCATTGGTAAAGACATACCCTCTGTTGCAGTTGCTTTGGAAATATTTTTTGCTATAGCATGAGATGATTTTAATCTATCAGTGTTCGTATATAGGGCTTTAGCAATATTATAGCTTAGATCATCAGACATTTTATCTGTAGCCACTAACATTGCTTTAACAGCAACAGTATTGATGTCTTGTTCTTGACCTGGATATGTTTTGGCTGGAATAACTTGTTTAGTATAGAAAGGATATTTTTTAATAAGTCCATCTGCTTGTTGAGCATCTACACTCAATAGTGCTACAGGATTTTGGGTAGAGATATCTTGAATGGCTGCAGTTGGTATACCAGCAGTTACAAAGGCGATATCTACATTACCATCTTTCAAAGCACCAGCAGCTTCAGCAAAAGATAGATATTGTACTTTAATATCAGAATATGTTATGCCATTAGCTTCTAAAACCTGACGAGCATTAGCTTCTACCCCACTGCCCGCAGCACCAACGGCCACTCTTTTACCTTTAGCCTCAGATAATTTTTTGATACCTGATTTTTGAAGAGTTATTATCTGTACTGTTTCTGGATATAAAGTTGCAATCCCCTTAAGGTTTGCCACTTTTTTGTCTTTAAACATTTCTGTTCCGTTCAAAGCATAATAAGCAATATCATTTTGGACAAAAGCTAAATCAACTTTACCCGTAGATAATAAGTTAACATTGGCAACAGAAGCACCAGTACTTTGAGCACTAGCATTAACTCCTGGAATATTTTTATTCAATATTTCTGCCATCGCACCACCTATTGGGTAATAAGTTCCTGCTGTACCACCTGTGGCAATATTAACAAATTGTTGTTTTGCAGCTGGTTTTTGATCTGCTTTTTTATCTCCACCACAACCAGCAACAAGACCAGATACTAAAACCCCAGTAACTAATAAAGCCGTAAGTTTTTTGTTCATACAAATAAACCCCCTCAAAAAATTTTTATGGAATATACTTTCTATGCTTCCGATTATATCATAGTTTTGAATTTTTACAAAGAGTGTATTGTATACTTTACGCTTTAATTTACCTGCTTTTCAAACTATTCTTGCTTAAGCCTATGTTCTTTTTTTTATCCAAAAGTAAACATTTCTCGCTTTTTCAAGGGTTTTTAAATTTATTATTGTTACAAATAAATTTAATATTTTCACCAATGTTTATTTTTGTCTTTATGTTTTTCGTTTCTCATTATTGGCACTATTTAAAATTTTACAATAAAAGCGGTATTTCCCTTGTTGCAATTGTTTTTATGTAACAATAAATATATAATGAAAAAAACAATTGAAGGAGCCCCTACTATGAATTATATAATTTTAAATAAATCTGCTAAAACTCCAATTTATTTACAACTTTATAACTATTTTGTTCAAGAAATATCCACAGGCAAAATCAAACCATTTAGTAAATTACCTTCAATAAGAAAATTATCCTTAAATTTGGCCATTAGTAAAACTACTGTGCAAAACGCTTACGATCAACTCTTAGCCGAAGGTTATATCTGTAATCATTCACGTTCACATTATTCGGTCTGTGATTTTTATAAAGAACCACTTATAATGAATGCACCTGAAAAACCCCGCATCATTTCTCTAGATAAAATCGTGTATGATTTTTCCAGTGGTGACGTGCCTGCAAACAGCTTTAATTTTAATGTTTGGCGGAAATATCTAAATTCTATCTTGCGTACTCCTGAGATTTTATTTGATAATTTTAATAATGCTGGGGAGTTAACCTTGCGTCAGCAACTTACTTCATATTTAAAAGATTCTCGGGGCATTAATGCTAAGCCTGAACAAATAATAATCGGCGCGGGAATCCAGTCTCTATTATTCATCGTCTGCCAATTATTACATCCTGAATATACCAACATAACTTTTGAAAAACCTGGTTTTGTTTTAGCCCAGCAAATTTTTCAAAATATAGGCTATAATTTAAATTTTATTGAAGCAAATCAGCAAACATTTACTAGTAAAAATTTACCATTAAGAAAAAAAAGTTTAATCTATCTCACACCCTCAAACCAATTTCCAACTGGCTTTATTATGCCCATTAATCAGAGGCTTGATTTATTATCTTGGGCCAATAATCATGGTAATTTTATCATTGAAGATGACTATGAAAGTGAGTTTAAGTACTATGGAAAACCAATACCTGCTCTCAAAGCACTAGACCAAGCTGATAATGTAATATACCTCGGTTCACTATCTAAGATTATTCCTGCAGCTATTCGTATTAGCTATTTAGTTTTACCAGAATGTCTGTTGGCAAGTTATAATCAAAGGCAACCGTACTTTAAACAAACAGCTAGCAGCCTTGAACAACTTACCTTAGCAAAATTTATTGAAAATGGCGATTTCTATCGACAAATTAGGCGTTTGCGTAAAATTTATTTTGAAAAAAGTACTACCTTTTTTAACCTTCTACATAGTATTTTTTCAGATAAAATTATTTTCGAAAAAAAACATCATGGTATCAATGTGCTTGTTAGCGTAAAAACTAACTACACTGCTCAACAATTATATGAATTAGCTTTAAAAGTTAATTGTAAAATAAAAATTATCGAAGATTATAATTCGGATTTCCCCACAATTCTCCTTTATTTTAATAAAATCTCAAATAATGACTTAGAGTTAGCTTTACGGAAGCTTTATGCTGCTTGGTTTAGTTAAAGTTTTTCTATTTAGTTTAATCTAACTTTAAAAATTAAAAAAAGTGTGCTAGAATATAGGGGTTTTCTATAGCCAAAAAATTTATAGCAAAGGTGTTTAAATATGTACATAAGAATTTTGTTTTTTTTAACAATAACTTTATATTTCTTGGGTATAAGTACCGTGTTTTTGCCTAGTCATAATCGAATTAAAGGACATAGACTTGGCTGTTTTTTAGCTGGACTAGCAAGTTTTTTGTTAATAATAATTGGAAGTTCGCTACTTATAGGTGCAACCGATAATATCTCTTTATTTAATTTGGAAAATACTTTTTTTAAACTAGAATTAGATAAACTCAACTCTTTTTTTATAGTGATCCTCGGTTTGGTTGGCACAATAACCAGCATCTACGCTTATAGCTATGGTCTTAGCTATAAAAATGATAAATTGAAGATTTTGACTGCAGAATATAATCTCTTTCTGCTTACTATGTGCCTAGTTCTTGTAGCCTATAATGCTTTAGCATTCCTAGTTGTTTGGGAATTTATGGCCATTGCCTCTTTTCTTTTGGTGAATCATGAACAATATAATCGTGTTACCTGGCAAGCAGCCTATCAATATATTTTAATGACTAACTTAGGTACTGCCTTTATTGTCGGTGCCTTTTTCCTTTTATCTGTTAATAACTTTACAAGTTTAGATTTTTCCGTTTTCCAAGAAAATCAATTTAATTCCCAAAATAACAGCCTCATATTTTTCTTATCATTAATTGGTTTTGCTACTAAAGCTGGCCTAGTCCCGCTACATGTTTGGCTTCCGAAAGCTCATCCAGTTGCGCCTACACATGTTTCTGCACTAATGTCCGCTGTAATGTTGAAGATGGCTGTTTATGGATTCTTAAGATTTATTCTAGATTTTTTAGGTACACCTGATTTTTCTTGGGGGATTGCTACTTTATTTTTAGGGTTAATTAGCGCCTTAGTCGGAGCCTTATACCTCCAGGTTGAAACCGACATAAAAAAACTTTTAGCTTATTCTAGCATTGAACATTTAGGAATTATTTTTTCTGCAATTGGCGCTGGTTTAATTTTTAGTTATGATCAAAATTTATATTGGGCGAGTATTTGCTATCTAGCAGCAATTGTCCATAGTTTCAATCATGCTATTATAAAAACAACACTGTTTTTAGTTGCTGGTTGTATTATTCACAGTACCCATACTCGTAATATTGAACACATGGGTGGTTTATTGCGATTTTTACCTGTAACTAGTAAATGTGCCTTAGTTGCCAGCATGAGTATTTGCGCGTTACCCTTTACTGCTGGATTTTTAGGCGAATGGCTATTACTAATAGGTTTAGTGAAACTGCCAATAATTGTGCATAGCCATAATATTCAACTCCTGATAATTCTAAGTATAATTATGTTTGGTTTAACAAGTGCATTGGCTTTAGCAGGTTTTGTACGTTTCTTTGCAATTATTTTTCTAGGCAAATTACGTTCCAATCTTATTCAAAAAAACCTCCACGAATCTGGCAAAAGCATGTTATTAGCTATTAGCATTCCTAGTATTATTTGTCTACTTAGTGGTTTTTTCTCCAGTAGTTTACTAGATTTTGCAAGTAACATCTTACCACTTAAGTTAGAGCTATCACCATATTTTTCACTAATTACATTAAATAGCACCTCTAGTTTCAATCCTCTTATTTTAACTATTATCCTGGTAACATTAATTGGGGTACTATATTATTCTTTAAAAACTTCTCCCACGAAGCAAGTTCAAGAAGTTTGGAGCTGTGGCATTCATCCTAATCAGCGTATGCAATATTCTGCAACTGGCTTTTCCGAGCCCATTCGCAGAGTTTTCTCATTCTTTCTTAAACCAGAACAGCGTTTTTCATATTTGTTGACTAATGGTCATAATAAAAAAATGCTCTTTAAAACCGATATTCATTATGTTATTACCGAAAAAATTTATGAACCTTTACAAAGATTGCTAGTGAGAATTGCTGGTCTTCTACGGAGAATTCAAGCTGGTGGGGTTCAGCTTTATATTAGTTATGTTTTAATAGCCTTAATCTTTGTATTATTATATGGAGCGAGGTAGTTTATATGCCAGAATTTTTACCTTCTTTTATCCAAGCATTCTTCATTATAGCTTTAGCACCTTTAAGTATAGGTATTACCAAAAAAACTAAAGCTTTATTACAAAATCGTTTCGGTGCTAGTATTCTCCAACCTTACTTTGATTTATTCAAATGGTGGCATAAAGAAATAATATATTCTCCTATTGCCACTTACGTGTTTACTTTTGCACCCATAATATTTTTAGCCACAACAATAATTGCAACCCTCCTTTTATCTAATCAGTTTATCATTTGGAATGTTGGCGATGTTTTCGTATTATTATATTTTTTAGCCGCTGGTCGTTTTTTCATGACGATTGCTGCTTTAGATACTGCTACCACTTTCGGAGGCATGGGGGCATCTCGTGAAGTA from Succinispira mobilis DSM 6222 includes:
- a CDS encoding proton-conducting transporter membrane subunit, whose protein sequence is MYIRILFFLTITLYFLGISTVFLPSHNRIKGHRLGCFLAGLASFLLIIIGSSLLIGATDNISLFNLENTFFKLELDKLNSFFIVILGLVGTITSIYAYSYGLSYKNDKLKILTAEYNLFLLTMCLVLVAYNALAFLVVWEFMAIASFLLVNHEQYNRVTWQAAYQYILMTNLGTAFIVGAFFLLSVNNFTSLDFSVFQENQFNSQNNSLIFFLSLIGFATKAGLVPLHVWLPKAHPVAPTHVSALMSAVMLKMAVYGFLRFILDFLGTPDFSWGIATLFLGLISALVGALYLQVETDIKKLLAYSSIEHLGIIFSAIGAGLIFSYDQNLYWASICYLAAIVHSFNHAIIKTTLFLVAGCIIHSTHTRNIEHMGGLLRFLPVTSKCALVASMSICALPFTAGFLGEWLLLIGLVKLPIIVHSHNIQLLIILSIIMFGLTSALALAGFVRFFAIIFLGKLRSNLIQKNLHESGKSMLLAISIPSIICLLSGFFSSSLLDFASNILPLKLELSPYFSLITLNSTSSFNPLILTIILVTLIGVLYYSLKTSPTKQVQEVWSCGIHPNQRMQYSATGFSEPIRRVFSFFLKPEQRFSYLLTNGHNKKMLFKTDIHYVITEKIYEPLQRLLVRIAGLLRRIQAGGVQLYISYVLIALIFVLLYGAR